One part of the Silurus meridionalis isolate SWU-2019-XX chromosome 26, ASM1480568v1, whole genome shotgun sequence genome encodes these proteins:
- the shoc2 gene encoding leucine-rich repeat protein SHOC-2, which yields MSSALGKDKDCKEKEAKALSGKERDKEHKGPTGLGKDGKEPKTKGKDAKDGKKDSSGAPPAVAFSVDNTIKRPNPSTGMRKKSSNAEVAKELAKCRDENSTRLDLSKRSIHLLPSTIKELTLLTELYLYSNKLQSLPAELGCLSGLATLALSENSLTSLPDSLDNLKRLRMLDLRHNKLREIPAVVYRLTSLTTLYLRFNRITAVEKDIRNLSKLTMLSIRENKIKQLPAEIGELCNLITLDVAHNQLEHLPKEIGNCTQITNLDLQHNELLDLPETIGNLSSINRLGLRYNRLSAIPRSLSKCRELEELNLENNNISLLPEGLLSSLVNLTSLTLARNCFQSYPVGGPSQFSTIYSLNMEHNRINKIPFGIFSRAKVLSKLNMKDNQLTSLPLDFGTWTSMVELNLATNQLTKIPEDICGLASLEVLILSNNLLKKLPHGIGNLRKIRELDLEENKLESLPNEIAYLKDLQKLVLTNNQLTTLPRGIGHLTNLTHLGLGENLLQHLPEEIGTLENLEELYLNDNPNLHGLPFELALCSKLSIMSIENCPLSQLPPQIVAGGPSFIIQFLKMQGPYRAMV from the exons ATGAGCAGCGCTTTAGGCAAAGACAAAGACTGCAAAGAGAAGGAGGCCAAAGCGCTCTCGGGTAAAGAGCGCGACAAGGAGCACAAGGGGCCCACCGGCCTCGGGAAGGACGGCAAGGAGCCCAAAACCAAAGGGAAAGACGCCAAAGATGGGAAGAAAGACTCGAGCGGGGCGCCACCGGCCGTCGCTTTCTCCGTGGACAACACGATTAAGCGGCCGAACCCCTCGACCGGGATGCGCAAGAAGTCCAGCAACGCCGAGGTGGCCAAGGAGCTCGCTAAGTGCCGAGACGAGAACTCGACCCGCCTGGACCTGTCTAAGCGCTCCATCCACCTGCTCCCCTCCACCATCAAGGAGCTGACGCTGCTCACCGAGCTCTACCTGTACAGCAACAAGCTGCAGAGCCTCCCGGCCGAGCTGGGCTGCCTGTCGGGCCTGGCGACGCTGGCGCTGAGTGAGAACTCGCTCACCAGTCTGCCCGACTCGCTCGACAACCTCAAGCGGCTGCGCATGCTCGACCTGCGGCACAACAAGCTGCGCGAGATCCCGGCCGTGGTCTACCGCCTCACGTCCCTCACCACGCTGTACCTGCGCTTCAATCGCATCACCGCCGTCGAGAAGGACATCCGCAACCTCAGCAAGCTCACCATGCTGAGCATCCGCGAGAACAAGATCAAACAGCTGCCTGCTGAGATCG gagAGCTGTGTAACCTGATCACTCTGGACGTGGCTCACAACCAGCTGGAGCACCTTCCTAAAGAGATCGGGAACTGCACGCAGATCACCAACCTGGACCTACAGCACAACGAGCTCCTGGACCTTCCCGAGACTATCG GCAATCTGTCGAGTATAAACCGTCTGGGGCTGCGCTACAACAGGTTGTCTGCCATCCCCAGATCTTTATCCAAGTGTCGGGAGCTGGAGGAGTTAAACCTCGAGAACAACAACATCTCCCTGCTGCCTGAG GGTCTTCTCTCGAGCCTGGTGAACCTGACGAGTCTGACGCTGGCGCGCAACTGTTTCCAGTCGTACCCGGTGGGCGGCCCGTCGCAGTTCTCCACCATCTACTCGCTCAACATGGAGCACAACCGCATCAACAAGATCCCGTTCGGCATCTTCTCACGAGCCAAAGTCCTCAGCAAGCTCAACatgaag GACAACCAGTTGACGTCGCTGCCGCTGGACTTCGGCACATGGACCAGCATGGTGGAGCTGAATCTCGCCACCAACCAGCTGACCAAGATCCCTGAGGACATCTGCGGCCTGGCTTCCCTCGAG GTCCTCATATTATCCAACAACCTACTGAAGAAGTTACCTCACGGCATCGGGAACCTGCGGAAGATACGGGAGCTGGACCTGGAGGAGAACAAGCTGGAGTCGCTCCCGAACGAGATCGCCTACCTGAAAGACCTGCag AAACTCGTCTTGACCAACAATCAGCTGACCACGTTGCCGAGAGGGATCGGTCACCTGACCAACCTGACTCACTTGGGACTGGGAGAGAACCTCCTGCAGCACCTGCCTGAGGAGAtcg GAACTCTGGAGAACCTGGAGGAGTTGTACCTGAACGACAACCCCAACCTTCACGGTCTGCCCTTCGAGCTGGCGCTGTGCAGCAAGCTGTCCATCATGAGCATCGAGAACTGCCCTCTGAGCCAGCTCCCGCCACAGATCGTCGCCGGAGGCCCGTCCTTCATCATCCAGTTCCTCAAGATGCAGGGCCCGTACCGCGCCATGGTCTGA